One part of the Ursus arctos isolate Adak ecotype North America unplaced genomic scaffold, UrsArc2.0 scaffold_16, whole genome shotgun sequence genome encodes these proteins:
- the LOC125281929 gene encoding ral guanine nucleotide dissociation stimulator-like isoform X2 produces the protein MMLRLREGIMEHFVQSLVPSFPDGSISTTLTIFCMYEMFTSATQVLGQQFNRASSRAPSSGRARNRPSIELEATPALCQLSPSMSEPASPPSAVLELQPVLPSSACVPGAEQQSAGPPFLLESFTLATATEPTAAPEASCHRWVTPKNQLGEKPDLLDFPSRLVAEQLTYMDAELFKKLLPHQCLGSVWSKRNKPGSEHLAPTVRATVAQFNGVAKCVITTCLGNPSMTARDRAMVVEHWIKVAKACQALRTTPPYMPSSRLCRVSPFTASRTRGGRFPGSH, from the exons atgatgctgaggctcagagaaggcatAATGGAGCatttcgtacagtccctggtgccatccttcccagatgggagcatctcaaccaccttaacgatcttctgcatgtacgagatgttcacttcagccacgcaggtcctgggccagcagttcaatcg tgccagctccagggctccttccagcggcagagccaggaacaggccttctatagagctagaggcgaccccggctctgtgtcaactgtcaccttccatgtcagagccagcctcccctccgtcagctgttctagaactgcaacccgtgctcccatcttctgcatgtgtgccgggtgctgagcagcagtcagctggaccaccctttttgctggaaagtttcactctggcaacagccacagagcccaccgcggccccagaggcttcctgccaccgctgggtcaccccaaagaaccagctgggtgagaagcccgacctcctggacttcccttccAGACTGGTGGCAGAGCAACTCACatatatggatgcg gagctgttcaagaagctgctgccccatcagtgcctgggctccgtctggtccaagcgcaacaagcctggcagtgagcacctggcacccacagtccgggccactgtcgcccagttcaacggtgtggccaagtgtgtcatcaccacctgccttggcaacccaagcatgacagcccgggacagggccatggtggtggagcactggatcaaggtggccaag gcctgtcaagccCTGAGAACTACTcctccttacatgccatcctctcggctctgcagagtgtctccattcaccgcctcgagaacacgtgggggaaggtttccag gaagccattga
- the LOC125281929 gene encoding ral guanine nucleotide dissociation stimulator-like isoform X1: protein MMLRLREGIMEHFVQSLVPSFPDGSISTTLTIFCMYEMFTSATQVLGQQFNRASSRAPSSGRARNRPSIELEATPALCQLSPSMSEPASPPSAVLELQPVLPSSACVPGAEQQSAGPPFLLESFTLATATEPTAAPEASCHRWVTPKNQLGEKPDLLDFPSRLVAEQLTYMDAELFKKLLPHQCLGSVWSKRNKPGSEHLAPTVRATVAQFNGVAKCVITTCLGNPSMTARDRAMVVEHWIKVAKVCNGKPSRGALLSLRHCSSLDQVSGWKALVFALGTVQSLGSSLQGHADLALHGPMLGCLVSAWLLPWSEVKSSSSPGPHVCPSVGPCTAASSSRSAFP from the exons atgatgctgaggctcagagaaggcatAATGGAGCatttcgtacagtccctggtgccatccttcccagatgggagcatctcaaccaccttaacgatcttctgcatgtacgagatgttcacttcagccacgcaggtcctgggccagcagttcaatcg tgccagctccagggctccttccagcggcagagccaggaacaggccttctatagagctagaggcgaccccggctctgtgtcaactgtcaccttccatgtcagagccagcctcccctccgtcagctgttctagaactgcaacccgtgctcccatcttctgcatgtgtgccgggtgctgagcagcagtcagctggaccaccctttttgctggaaagtttcactctggcaacagccacagagcccaccgcggccccagaggcttcctgccaccgctgggtcaccccaaagaaccagctgggtgagaagcccgacctcctggacttcccttccAGACTGGTGGCAGAGCAACTCACatatatggatgcg gagctgttcaagaagctgctgccccatcagtgcctgggctccgtctggtccaagcgcaacaagcctggcagtgagcacctggcacccacagtccgggccactgtcgcccagttcaacggtgtggccaagtgtgtcatcaccacctgccttggcaacccaagcatgacagcccgggacagggccatggtggtggagcactggatcaaggtggccaaggtatgcaacgggaagcccagccgaggtgctctcctgagtctcaggcactgctcttcccttgatcaggtctcagggtggaaggccctggtctttgccctagggactgtgcagtccctaggctcttccctccaggggcatgctgacctcgccttgcatggccccatgctgggatgtttggtttctgcctggctccttccttggagtgaggtaaaatcctcctcctcccctgggccTCACGTGTGTCCTTCGGTAGGTCCCTgcacagcggcttcctccagcaggagcgctttcccctga
- the LOC125281929 gene encoding ral-GDS-related protein-like isoform X3, whose protein sequence is MSEPASPPSAVLELQPVLPSSACVPGAEQQSAGPPFLLESFTLATATEPTAAPEASCHRWVTPKNQLGEKPDLLDFPSRLVAEQLTYMDAELFKKLLPHQCLGSVWSKRNKPGSEHLAPTVRATVAQFNGVAKCVITTCLGNPSMTARDRAMVVEHWIKVAKVCNGKPSRGALLSLRHCSSLDQVSGWKALVFALGTVQSLGSSLQGHADLALHGPMLGCLVSAWLLPWSEVKSSSSPGPHVCPSVGPCTAASSSRSAFP, encoded by the exons atgtcagagccagcctcccctccgtcagctgttctagaactgcaacccgtgctcccatcttctgcatgtgtgccgggtgctgagcagcagtcagctggaccaccctttttgctggaaagtttcactctggcaacagccacagagcccaccgcggccccagaggcttcctgccaccgctgggtcaccccaaagaaccagctgggtgagaagcccgacctcctggacttcccttccAGACTGGTGGCAGAGCAACTCACatatatggatgcg gagctgttcaagaagctgctgccccatcagtgcctgggctccgtctggtccaagcgcaacaagcctggcagtgagcacctggcacccacagtccgggccactgtcgcccagttcaacggtgtggccaagtgtgtcatcaccacctgccttggcaacccaagcatgacagcccgggacagggccatggtggtggagcactggatcaaggtggccaaggtatgcaacgggaagcccagccgaggtgctctcctgagtctcaggcactgctcttcccttgatcaggtctcagggtggaaggccctggtctttgccctagggactgtgcagtccctaggctcttccctccaggggcatgctgacctcgccttgcatggccccatgctgggatgtttggtttctgcctggctccttccttggagtgaggtaaaatcctcctcctcccctgggccTCACGTGTGTCCTTCGGTAGGTCCCTgcacagcggcttcctccagcaggagcgctttcccctga
- the LOC125281931 gene encoding focal adhesion kinase 1-like isoform X2, producing the protein MAAAYLDPNLNHTPNSSTKTHLGTGVERSPGAMERVLKVFHYFENSSEPATWASMIRHGDATDVRGIIQKIVDSHKVKHVACYGFRLSHLRSEEVHWLHLDMGVSNVREKYELAHPPEEWK; encoded by the exons ATGGCAGCTGCTTACCTTGACCCAAACTTGAATCACACACCAAATTCGAGTACCAAAACTCACCTGGGTACCGGAGTGGAACGTTCCCCTGGGGCAATGGAGCGAGTGTTGAaggtctttcattattttgaaaacagcagTGAGCCAGCCACTTGGGCCAGTATGATCAGGCATGGAGATGCTACCGATGTCAGG GGCATCATTCAGAAGATAGTGGACAGTCACAAAGTAAAGCACGTGGCCTGCTATGGATTTCGCCTCAGTCACCTGCGGTCAGAGGAGGTTCACTGGCTCCATTTGGATATGGGTGTCTCCAATGTGAGGGAGAAGTATGAACTTGCACACCCACCAGAGGAGTGGAAGTAA